In one window of Pseudoalteromonas sp. GCY DNA:
- a CDS encoding FAD-binding oxidoreductase: MNDFTNSTDLLETLFDELSDSVEAHFGNNIDQLSIADTIKRASSIQGVVYPLNVEVIKDIVKIANTHNLVLHPVSTGKNWGYGCAVPPTECDGRISIIVNLSKLNEIVYFDAELGLIELQPGVTQGQLYKFLQDRNADFLVPVTGAGPDCSILGNALEKGYGITPISDHFQSIISINAVLPNGEEYKSPMSEILEEKGYHAAYKWGIGPYSDGLFCQSNYGIVTSATITLARRTPEVMSFYFWLPESESLESIVNSVRNILSIPSLGVGGINIINSTRTITMNSTLASLRNNRNTNPLDPNEIEKYASVHNIKSWFGFGAIYGTKDSVKSAKKFIKKQLSPSTVRILFINKAKLSFLQSAVSYLPKVCSENVTTLLEKMGKGLSMMAGKPDEVALPLAYWRARNPPPDENLNPARDKCGLLWYAPIVSMSGKDCDRYVKMVTDICNVYGFDAPITLTSISPFAFDSTLPILFSASSTTESEQAIACYKALYEAGLRNGFVPYRIGSGQVQLFNERQLSAHKLTRNIKSSIDPNHIISPGRYV, translated from the coding sequence ATGAACGACTTTACAAACTCAACAGATCTGCTCGAGACGTTATTCGATGAGCTGTCAGACTCTGTCGAAGCTCACTTTGGTAACAACATCGATCAGCTCTCTATAGCAGACACAATTAAGAGAGCGAGCTCGATACAAGGAGTTGTTTACCCACTTAACGTTGAGGTAATTAAAGATATAGTCAAGATAGCTAACACTCATAATCTCGTACTACATCCTGTGAGTACAGGAAAAAACTGGGGATATGGTTGCGCCGTTCCTCCAACGGAATGCGATGGCCGAATCAGTATTATAGTTAATTTATCCAAGTTAAACGAAATTGTTTATTTCGACGCCGAACTAGGACTTATAGAACTTCAGCCAGGAGTTACTCAAGGTCAATTGTATAAATTTCTCCAAGATAGAAACGCTGACTTTTTAGTTCCTGTTACAGGGGCTGGACCTGATTGCAGTATACTTGGTAACGCACTTGAAAAAGGTTATGGAATAACACCGATTTCAGACCATTTTCAGTCCATAATCTCAATAAATGCAGTGTTGCCGAATGGGGAAGAATATAAATCTCCCATGTCGGAAATTTTGGAGGAAAAGGGATATCATGCCGCATATAAATGGGGAATTGGCCCATATTCAGACGGCCTATTTTGCCAAAGTAATTATGGAATAGTCACTAGTGCCACAATCACTCTAGCCCGCAGAACACCTGAGGTAATGTCATTTTACTTTTGGCTGCCTGAGTCAGAAAGCCTCGAAAGCATTGTAAATTCAGTTAGAAATATTTTGTCAATTCCCAGCTTAGGAGTTGGTGGGATTAACATTATTAATTCAACTCGCACAATCACGATGAATTCTACACTAGCATCTTTAAGAAATAATAGAAATACCAACCCACTAGATCCAAATGAGATAGAAAAATATGCATCGGTACACAATATCAAATCTTGGTTTGGGTTTGGTGCCATATACGGAACTAAAGACAGTGTAAAGTCAGCAAAAAAATTCATTAAAAAACAGCTGTCCCCTAGTACTGTAAGAATTCTCTTTATCAATAAAGCAAAACTCAGTTTTCTGCAGTCAGCCGTAAGCTACTTGCCTAAGGTTTGCTCAGAAAACGTAACTACACTCCTTGAAAAAATGGGTAAAGGCCTATCAATGATGGCTGGAAAGCCAGACGAAGTAGCCCTCCCCTTAGCATATTGGAGAGCAAGAAATCCTCCACCCGATGAAAACCTCAACCCTGCGAGAGATAAGTGTGGACTGCTTTGGTATGCACCAATAGTATCTATGTCAGGGAAGGATTGTGATCGTTACGTCAAGATGGTTACAGATATATGTAACGTTTATGGCTTTGATGCTCCAATCACTTTAACGAGCATCTCACCTTTTGCTTTTGATAGCACGCTTCCAATACTCTTTTCAGCGAGCAGCACAACCGAAAGTGAGCAAGCGATAGCTTGCTATAAAGCTTTGTATGAGGCCGGTTTACGCAATGGGTTTGTACCGTATCGAATTGGCTCTGGGCAAGTACAACTATTTAATGAACGACAGCTAAGTGCACATAAGCTAACTAGAAACATAAAATCTAGTATCGACCCAAATCACATTATCTCTCCAGGTAGATACGTTTAG
- a CDS encoding NAD(P)/FAD-dependent oxidoreductase codes for MKSDLIIMGSGIAGNLAAMYFRKKFPDINVTLVGKQKSRSPLVGESTVEVTVQFLNAIGLSTLLEEKHYHKYGLSYYFKQSYDKKCNKYVVHEAPGINRLPSFNLNRNVFDQDIRDINATLGIRRIDQDVQEVILSDNNDHKHQVVLKGQNGETTHIDADWVIDASGRRRLLAKQLQLHKAPAYQRNSFWFRMNSFDRTKLFEMTDTRVNHHCYDPYYVTHHFYGQGYWIWIIPLKASTGKDHVSIGITYRPELLGQKNVQLESLLTILDNDHPSISAMIRSGSIDDTCSYNNYMYEAEQYYSKSGWYLLGDAAFTFDPANSAGLAYVAHEITQIASMISKDRNHELTQDYVDAMERHVKAQLALQDSWSNWYLIMNDPLKMAWTLKVANMGYFHVVLPNFINGSYLDGRSANHFAKLLPRFSKENAPKCYPFPELLELITEQIDPSQPLDPELIPNLYEKTINFRLYRATNDKDRAQFVSRYFFKLARLRLYVMKKVKWQFNIKHGVVMTKSLIAIASDLIKSTVIFCIPSFYVKKAKVNSSLSSPYTNMGDHLRCLTHDKKHTPPLQSMMKNDDQPAQVDSREISEMEM; via the coding sequence ATGAAAAGCGACTTAATCATAATGGGTTCCGGTATTGCAGGTAACCTAGCTGCTATGTACTTCAGAAAGAAATTCCCTGATATAAATGTAACATTAGTAGGTAAGCAAAAGTCACGTTCTCCTTTGGTTGGGGAATCCACTGTAGAAGTGACCGTCCAATTTTTAAATGCGATTGGATTAAGTACTCTGCTAGAAGAAAAACATTATCATAAATATGGTTTGTCTTATTACTTTAAACAATCTTACGACAAAAAGTGTAACAAATATGTTGTACATGAAGCCCCCGGAATAAACCGACTCCCGTCTTTTAATCTAAATCGCAACGTATTCGATCAAGATATTAGAGATATCAATGCGACATTAGGAATACGTAGAATAGATCAAGATGTACAGGAGGTTATTTTATCTGATAATAATGACCATAAACATCAAGTTGTTCTCAAAGGGCAAAACGGAGAGACCACCCACATTGACGCTGACTGGGTTATTGATGCGAGTGGAAGACGAAGACTACTAGCCAAACAATTGCAACTGCATAAAGCCCCTGCTTATCAACGCAACTCTTTTTGGTTCAGGATGAATTCGTTTGACCGTACAAAACTGTTTGAAATGACGGATACTCGAGTTAACCACCACTGCTATGATCCATACTATGTTACCCATCATTTTTATGGCCAAGGATATTGGATTTGGATTATTCCTCTCAAAGCGAGTACAGGCAAAGATCACGTAAGTATAGGCATAACCTATCGGCCAGAGCTATTAGGACAAAAAAATGTTCAGTTAGAATCCTTACTAACTATTCTAGACAATGACCATCCCTCCATTTCAGCCATGATACGTTCGGGTAGCATAGATGATACATGTAGCTACAACAACTACATGTACGAAGCTGAGCAATATTACTCAAAAAGCGGCTGGTATTTACTTGGAGATGCCGCTTTCACTTTTGACCCTGCAAACAGTGCAGGTCTTGCTTATGTTGCACATGAAATCACTCAGATAGCATCTATGATTAGCAAGGATCGAAATCATGAACTTACACAGGATTATGTTGACGCAATGGAGCGTCATGTAAAAGCTCAATTAGCACTCCAAGATAGTTGGAGTAATTGGTATCTCATTATGAACGACCCTCTCAAAATGGCTTGGACACTTAAAGTCGCCAATATGGGCTATTTCCATGTCGTACTACCTAATTTCATCAACGGTAGTTACCTAGATGGCCGCTCTGCTAACCATTTTGCAAAATTGCTTCCCCGCTTTAGTAAAGAAAATGCTCCTAAATGCTACCCTTTTCCAGAGTTACTAGAGCTTATAACTGAACAAATAGATCCGTCTCAACCACTAGATCCTGAATTAATACCTAACCTCTATGAAAAAACAATAAATTTTAGATTATACAGGGCGACTAACGATAAAGATCGCGCTCAATTCGTTTCTCGATATTTCTTTAAACTAGCTCGACTTCGCCTATATGTGATGAAAAAAGTAAAATGGCAATTCAACATAAAGCATGGAGTAGTCATGACCAAGAGTCTTATTGCAATTGCCTCAGACCTCATAAAGTCTACTGTAATTTTCTGTATTCCCTCGTTTTATGTGAAGAAAGCGAAGGTAAACTCTTCACTTTCTTCTCCGTACACAAATATGGGTGATCATTTACGTTGCTTAACGCACGATAAAAAGCACACCCCCCCTCTGCAGTCGATGATGAAAAATGACGACCAACCGGCTCAGGTTGACTCAAGAGAAATATCAGAAATGGAAATGTAA
- a CDS encoding amidase, with amino-acid sequence MSDTPYICWKRGAFVIAEDILNGKVTSFQVVQAAIQTCLRNSKLNAVVIERFALALKEAKAADLMIQSGKVVGPLHGVPFTVKESLGFEGLPHTVGSMKRIEKYASNDATVVARLKKAGAIVIGLSNCSEMALWPECSNPVYGKTSNPWNLNYTSGGSSGGDAAAVGAGIVPFGVGTDGGGSIRIPAAFCGVYGHKPSGGLVPLTGHPPLHDTGLENQDAQKVAAFFCAGPIAKTAKDLMPLLKIMAGPDGLDKNVKHLPAFSSCDINITEISVFMCSSPKVTFARAVAANVSEPIDVLGQMFASMGANVQSWNHHAIKDALMIWIEAVQHLSIAELISDGQGIRPIQELVKYMLHKSQYSLPAILATLTYQYSLPTLKKCVSLDPKTRLGLQKDIENQLGDNGILIMPVFPSAAPKHGKMLFHPADFAYAGLFNALELPATSVPLGFDENGLPKSAQIIAAKNMDHLCIAAACLIEEKYKSSLTKSAD; translated from the coding sequence ATGTCTGATACACCTTACATATGCTGGAAACGAGGTGCATTTGTTATTGCCGAAGACATTTTGAATGGTAAGGTGACTTCATTCCAAGTCGTACAGGCCGCCATTCAAACATGTCTACGCAACAGTAAACTCAATGCAGTTGTCATTGAGCGTTTTGCTTTAGCTTTGAAAGAAGCGAAGGCAGCGGACTTGATGATCCAATCAGGTAAGGTTGTTGGACCTTTACATGGTGTGCCGTTTACAGTAAAGGAGAGTCTTGGCTTTGAAGGACTTCCTCATACAGTGGGATCAATGAAACGCATAGAAAAATACGCATCGAATGATGCCACTGTTGTCGCCCGTTTAAAAAAGGCTGGTGCTATTGTTATTGGCCTTTCAAACTGCTCAGAAATGGCGTTGTGGCCTGAATGTAGTAATCCAGTCTACGGAAAAACCTCTAACCCTTGGAATTTGAACTACACCTCTGGAGGCAGCAGTGGAGGTGATGCTGCCGCAGTTGGGGCTGGTATCGTACCTTTTGGCGTAGGAACCGATGGTGGTGGCTCAATAAGGATCCCTGCGGCTTTTTGCGGAGTCTATGGCCATAAACCGTCGGGAGGCCTAGTTCCATTAACAGGCCACCCTCCTCTTCATGATACTGGACTAGAAAATCAGGATGCTCAAAAAGTCGCAGCATTTTTTTGCGCAGGCCCAATAGCTAAAACAGCTAAAGACTTAATGCCGCTATTAAAGATCATGGCAGGCCCTGATGGCCTGGATAAGAACGTCAAACATTTACCCGCTTTTTCTAGCTGCGACATTAATATAACAGAAATTTCTGTATTTATGTGCTCATCACCTAAGGTTACCTTTGCAAGAGCTGTTGCCGCAAACGTGAGTGAGCCTATTGATGTATTGGGTCAAATGTTTGCTTCAATGGGGGCCAATGTACAATCATGGAACCACCATGCCATTAAAGATGCATTGATGATATGGATTGAAGCAGTACAGCACCTTTCCATTGCCGAACTTATATCAGATGGTCAAGGAATCCGTCCAATTCAGGAGTTAGTTAAATACATGCTTCATAAAAGCCAGTATTCACTTCCTGCTATTTTAGCAACACTAACTTATCAGTACTCACTCCCAACCCTCAAAAAGTGCGTCAGCCTTGATCCAAAAACACGACTAGGGTTACAAAAAGACATCGAAAATCAGCTTGGAGACAATGGTATATTGATTATGCCTGTATTTCCAAGCGCGGCGCCAAAACATGGCAAAATGCTCTTCCATCCCGCCGATTTCGCTTACGCAGGCTTATTCAATGCACTAGAATTACCAGCTACATCTGTACCTTTAGGTTTTGATGAGAACGGATTGCCAAAGTCAGCACAAATAATTGCAGCAAAAAACATGGACCATCTATGTATCGCTGCCGCCTGTTTGATTGAAGAAAAGTACAAAAGCAGTCTAACCAAATCGGCTGATTAG
- a CDS encoding class I SAM-dependent methyltransferase, producing the protein MDYVSLNRAAWEERAKAHFDSEFYDVNRFLQGTSSLNPIECELLGDVSGKSLLHLQCHFGLDSLSFARLGAKVTGVDFSTEAITRANTLAQQTGLDARFICQDIAQFGLENTTQFDIVFASYGTICWLQDLSQWAATIARALKPGGQFCFVEFHPSIDLHLGYPYFPQTQPDISEESTYTENQQDSKQTIATWPHSIAEVMQSLMLAGLTITHFDEHPFSPYNCFEGLEAVSGQGFQLLSKRHQVPLLFSILANKAE; encoded by the coding sequence ATGGATTACGTCTCTCTCAATCGTGCGGCATGGGAAGAACGAGCCAAGGCACATTTTGACTCTGAGTTTTATGACGTCAATCGCTTTTTGCAAGGTACCTCTTCGCTCAATCCCATTGAATGTGAGCTACTTGGTGATGTATCAGGCAAGAGTCTGCTTCACCTACAATGTCACTTCGGCTTAGATAGCCTGTCATTCGCAAGGCTGGGGGCTAAGGTAACTGGTGTCGACTTTTCGACAGAAGCTATTACCCGAGCAAATACATTGGCTCAACAAACTGGGCTTGATGCCCGTTTTATCTGTCAGGACATCGCGCAATTTGGGCTTGAGAATACCACACAATTCGACATTGTCTTTGCATCCTATGGCACCATCTGCTGGTTGCAAGATTTATCTCAATGGGCTGCCACTATTGCCCGTGCACTGAAGCCCGGCGGTCAGTTTTGTTTCGTGGAGTTTCACCCAAGTATTGACCTTCATTTAGGTTACCCTTATTTCCCACAAACTCAGCCTGATATTAGCGAAGAATCAACCTATACCGAAAACCAGCAAGATAGCAAACAAACCATTGCAACTTGGCCGCACTCAATCGCCGAAGTGATGCAGTCATTAATGCTAGCAGGTCTCACAATTACCCACTTCGATGAGCACCCTTTTAGTCCATATAACTGCTTTGAAGGTTTAGAGGCGGTGTCTGGACAAGGCTTTCAGTTATTGAGTAAAAGGCATCAAGTACCTTTGCTATTTTCAATACTAGCGAATAAAGCGGAGTAG
- the katG gene encoding catalase/peroxidase HPI produces MNRKSRTMLSAVALAVTTTLSAPSFAAMSEAKTNQFWWPEQLNLSPLRQHSPESNPYGANFDYASEFNKLDLKQVKKDIEQTLTDSQDWWPADWGHYGPFMIRMAWHSAGVYRVHDGRGGSAGGQQRFDPLNSWPDNANLDKARRLLWPIKQKYGRSLSWADLMVLAGNVALESMGFKTFGFAGGRQDDWEPDLVYWGPEDAFLKDERRDKKGKLKGPLAAVEMGLIYVNPEGPHGKPDPLLAAKDIRMSFGRMAMNDEEVVALIAGGHTFGKAHGAKKPSDCVGKEPAAAAIEAQGLGWKNKCGTGKGADTTTSGLEGAWTVTPTQWSTNYLDNLMNFNWVMTKSPAGATQWIPDNKAAANLVPDAHIEGKRHAPIMFTTDLALKFDPEYRKVIERFRKDPKQYELAFAKAWFKLTHRDMGPRARYVGSEVPSEVLTWQDPIPKADYKMIDSKDINALKKSILNSGLTKQELIRTAWSAASSHRVTDMRGGANGGRLRLEPQVSWKINNPDEVNKVLAKLTDIQTRFNKRAGKKAVSIADLIVLGGSAAVEKAANDAGYKVNVAFKPGRTDASQAQTDVLSFSYLEPKADAFRNYYSDEAFMSPAEMLVDKANMLDLSVPEMTVLLGGLRSLDANYKGAKHGVFTDKPGQLSNDFFVNLLDMSTKWSKVEGQEGLYEGRDRKTGEIKWTATPVDLIFGSNSELRAITEVYASDDAKQKFVDDFIAAWVKVMQLDRFDLK; encoded by the coding sequence ATGAATAGAAAATCTAGAACGATGTTGTCCGCCGTAGCGCTCGCAGTCACAACAACGCTATCAGCCCCGAGCTTTGCTGCAATGAGTGAAGCAAAAACCAATCAATTTTGGTGGCCAGAACAACTAAACCTAAGCCCCTTGAGACAACACAGCCCAGAGTCCAACCCTTACGGCGCAAACTTTGATTATGCCTCTGAATTCAATAAATTAGATCTTAAGCAAGTCAAAAAAGACATTGAGCAAACACTCACCGACTCACAAGACTGGTGGCCTGCCGACTGGGGTCATTATGGTCCATTTATGATCCGTATGGCATGGCATAGCGCCGGGGTTTATCGTGTACACGATGGCCGTGGTGGCTCGGCAGGTGGCCAACAACGTTTCGATCCGTTAAACAGCTGGCCTGATAACGCAAACTTAGACAAAGCAAGACGATTATTGTGGCCGATTAAACAAAAGTACGGCCGTAGCCTATCGTGGGCAGACTTAATGGTCTTAGCGGGCAATGTTGCACTTGAGTCAATGGGCTTTAAGACCTTTGGTTTCGCCGGTGGCCGTCAAGACGATTGGGAGCCTGATTTAGTTTATTGGGGGCCAGAAGATGCTTTCTTAAAAGACGAGCGTCGTGACAAAAAAGGCAAACTAAAGGGCCCATTAGCAGCAGTAGAAATGGGACTTATTTATGTCAACCCTGAAGGTCCACACGGTAAACCAGATCCATTACTTGCCGCAAAAGACATTCGCATGTCATTCGGCCGTATGGCTATGAACGACGAAGAAGTGGTCGCGCTGATCGCGGGTGGTCACACCTTTGGTAAAGCACATGGCGCGAAAAAGCCATCTGATTGTGTGGGCAAAGAACCAGCCGCTGCAGCGATTGAAGCGCAAGGCCTAGGCTGGAAAAATAAATGCGGCACGGGTAAAGGTGCAGACACCACAACAAGTGGCTTAGAAGGGGCTTGGACGGTAACACCAACGCAGTGGTCAACCAATTATCTCGACAACCTAATGAACTTCAATTGGGTAATGACAAAAAGCCCAGCTGGTGCGACCCAGTGGATCCCTGACAACAAAGCTGCGGCAAACCTAGTGCCAGACGCCCACATTGAAGGTAAACGCCATGCACCGATAATGTTCACCACGGATTTGGCATTAAAATTTGACCCTGAATATCGCAAGGTCATTGAACGCTTCCGCAAAGATCCAAAGCAATATGAGTTGGCGTTCGCGAAGGCTTGGTTCAAATTGACTCACCGTGATATGGGTCCAAGAGCCCGTTATGTGGGTTCAGAAGTACCGAGCGAAGTACTGACTTGGCAAGATCCAATTCCAAAAGCGGATTATAAGATGATTGATAGTAAGGACATAAACGCCCTGAAAAAATCAATCTTGAACTCGGGTCTAACAAAGCAAGAACTGATCAGAACGGCATGGTCGGCAGCATCTAGCCACCGTGTTACTGATATGCGTGGTGGTGCAAACGGTGGCCGTTTACGCCTTGAGCCTCAGGTAAGTTGGAAGATCAACAACCCTGACGAGGTAAACAAAGTACTAGCTAAATTGACGGACATTCAAACCCGCTTTAATAAGCGCGCTGGCAAAAAAGCAGTCTCTATTGCCGACTTGATTGTGTTAGGTGGTTCTGCAGCAGTTGAAAAAGCCGCAAACGACGCAGGTTACAAAGTAAATGTAGCGTTTAAACCGGGTCGTACAGATGCCTCACAAGCACAAACGGATGTCTTATCATTTAGCTACCTGGAGCCAAAAGCAGACGCGTTCCGTAACTACTACAGTGATGAAGCGTTTATGTCACCAGCTGAAATGTTAGTAGACAAAGCCAACATGCTAGACCTGTCAGTACCAGAAATGACAGTACTATTAGGCGGCCTACGCAGCTTAGACGCAAACTACAAAGGCGCAAAACACGGTGTATTTACTGACAAACCAGGTCAGTTAAGCAACGACTTCTTTGTTAATCTACTGGATATGTCGACCAAATGGTCAAAGGTAGAGGGTCAAGAAGGCCTATACGAAGGCCGTGACCGTAAAACCGGAGAGATAAAATGGACGGCAACACCGGTTGATTTAATCTTTGGGTCTAACTCTGAGCTTCGCGCAATTACCGAAGTCTATGCATCGGACGATGCCAAACAGAAGTTTGTAGACGATTTTATCGCCGCTTGGGTGAAGGTAATGCAACTAGACCGTTTTGACTTAAAATAA